A genomic segment from Blastococcus sp. PRF04-17 encodes:
- the scpA gene encoding methylmalonyl-CoA mutase, with protein MSQIPDFGSVELGRPQASAAHDDWAKAFKETAHRGVEEAVWETPEGIAVPPLFTSADLDGLDFLGTYPGIAPYLRGPYPTMYTTQPWTVRQYAGFSTAAESNAFYRRNLAAGQKGLSVAFDLPTHRGYDSDHPRVVGDVGMAGVAIDSILDMRQLFDGIPLDRMSVSMTMNGAVLPVLALYIVAAEEQGVAPAQLTGTIQNDILKEFMVRNTYIYPPKPSMQIISDIFAFTSQEMPRFNSISISGYHIQEAGATADLELAYTLADGVEYLEAGKDAGLDIDVFAPRLSFFWAIGMNFFMEVAKLRAGRLLWAKLVKEAGAQNPKSMSLRTHSQTSGWSLTAQDVYNNVVRTCLEAMAATQGHTQSLHTNALDEALALPTDFSARIARNTQLLLQQESGTTRVIDPWGGSAYVEKLTYDLARAAWAHIQEVDEHGGMAQAIDDGIPKLRIEEAAARTQARIDSGRQPVIGVNKYRVDADEAIEVLRVDNADVLAQQKAKLEQLRAERDGGAVTEALRRLTDAARAAAEGRRGSELDANLLKLAVDAARAKATVGEISDALEEVYGRHAGQVRTISGVYRDEAGASGPMEETRRMAEAFADAEGRRPRILVAKMGQDGHDRGQKVIATAFADLGFDVDVGPLFQTPEEVARQAVEADVHVVGVSSLAAGHLTLVPALKQALGELGADDVMIVVGGVIPPDDVPTLKEMGAEAVFLPGTVIAEAAQELLRNLSSRLGH; from the coding sequence ATGAGCCAGATCCCCGACTTCGGCAGCGTCGAGCTGGGCCGGCCGCAGGCGTCGGCCGCCCACGACGACTGGGCGAAGGCGTTCAAGGAGACGGCCCACCGCGGCGTCGAGGAGGCGGTCTGGGAGACCCCGGAGGGCATCGCCGTCCCGCCGCTGTTCACCTCCGCGGACCTCGACGGGCTGGACTTCCTCGGCACCTATCCGGGCATCGCCCCCTACCTGCGCGGCCCGTACCCGACGATGTACACCACGCAGCCGTGGACGGTCCGGCAGTACGCCGGTTTCTCCACCGCCGCGGAGTCCAACGCCTTCTACCGGCGCAACCTCGCCGCCGGGCAGAAGGGCCTGAGCGTCGCGTTCGACCTGCCGACCCACCGCGGCTACGACTCCGACCACCCGCGCGTCGTCGGCGACGTCGGCATGGCCGGCGTGGCCATCGACTCCATCCTCGACATGCGGCAGCTGTTCGACGGCATCCCGCTGGACCGGATGAGCGTCTCGATGACGATGAACGGCGCCGTCCTGCCGGTGCTCGCGCTCTACATCGTCGCCGCCGAGGAGCAGGGGGTGGCGCCGGCGCAGCTGACCGGGACCATCCAGAACGACATCCTCAAAGAGTTCATGGTGCGCAACACCTACATCTATCCGCCCAAGCCCTCGATGCAGATCATCAGCGACATCTTCGCGTTCACCTCGCAGGAGATGCCGCGCTTCAACTCGATCTCGATCTCGGGGTACCACATCCAGGAGGCCGGGGCGACGGCCGACCTGGAGCTGGCCTACACGCTCGCCGACGGCGTCGAGTACCTCGAGGCGGGCAAGGACGCCGGGCTCGACATCGACGTCTTCGCCCCGCGGCTGTCGTTCTTCTGGGCCATCGGCATGAACTTCTTCATGGAGGTCGCGAAGCTCCGCGCCGGGCGGCTGCTGTGGGCCAAGCTGGTCAAGGAGGCCGGCGCGCAGAACCCGAAGTCGATGTCGCTGCGCACCCACTCGCAGACGTCGGGCTGGTCGCTGACCGCGCAGGACGTCTACAACAACGTCGTCCGCACCTGCCTGGAGGCGATGGCCGCCACCCAGGGGCACACCCAGTCGCTGCACACGAACGCGCTCGACGAGGCACTGGCGCTGCCGACGGATTTCTCCGCGCGGATCGCCCGCAACACCCAGCTGCTGCTGCAGCAGGAGTCGGGGACGACGCGGGTGATCGACCCGTGGGGCGGCTCAGCGTACGTCGAGAAGCTGACCTACGACCTGGCCCGCGCGGCGTGGGCGCACATCCAGGAGGTCGACGAGCACGGCGGCATGGCGCAGGCCATCGACGACGGCATCCCGAAGCTGCGCATCGAGGAGGCCGCGGCCCGCACCCAGGCGCGGATCGACTCCGGCCGGCAGCCGGTCATCGGCGTCAACAAGTACCGCGTCGACGCAGACGAGGCGATCGAGGTGCTGCGCGTCGACAACGCCGACGTGCTCGCCCAGCAGAAGGCCAAGCTCGAGCAGCTCCGCGCCGAGCGGGACGGCGGCGCCGTGACCGAGGCCCTGCGCCGGCTCACCGACGCCGCCCGCGCGGCCGCCGAGGGACGACGGGGGAGCGAGCTGGACGCCAACCTGCTCAAGCTCGCCGTCGACGCCGCCCGCGCCAAGGCGACCGTCGGGGAGATCTCCGACGCGCTGGAGGAGGTCTACGGGCGGCACGCCGGCCAGGTGCGCACCATCTCCGGTGTGTACCGCGACGAGGCAGGAGCGTCCGGGCCGATGGAGGAGACCCGCCGCATGGCCGAGGCGTTCGCCGACGCCGAGGGGCGTCGCCCGCGGATCCTGGTCGCCAAGATGGGCCAGGACGGCCATGACCGCGGCCAGAAGGTGATCGCCACCGCGTTCGCCGACCTCGGGTTCGACGTCGACGTGGGCCCGCTGTTCCAGACGCCGGAGGAGGTGGCCCGGCAGGCGGTCGAGGCCGACGTCCACGTCGTCGGCGTCTCGTCGCTGGCCGCCGGCCACCTCACCCTCGTGCCTGCCCTGAAGCAGGCGCTCGGCGAGCTCGGAGCGGACGACGTGATGATCGTGGTCGGCGGTGTGATTCCGCCGGACGACGTCCCGACGCTGAAGGAGATGGGCGCCGAGGCGGTCTTCCTGCCGGGCACGGTGATCGCCGAGGCGGCGCAGGAGCTGCTGCGGAACCTGTCGTCCCGTCTCGGGCACTGA
- the meaB gene encoding methylmalonyl Co-A mutase-associated GTPase MeaB — protein sequence MRRDVDVPALVEGVLAGDRRVVARAITLVESRRGDHREQAQELLVELLPHAGKARRVGISGVPGVGKSTFIDQLGVTLTGAGSKVAVLAVDPSSARSGGSILGDKTRMSRLAVDPHAFIRPSPTSGTLGGVAQATRESMVVVEAAGYDVVLVETVGVGQSEVTVAEMVDSFLFLTLARTGDQLQGIKRGILEIADVIAVNKADGPGAPDARKAARELAGAIRMLRGHTENGWDVPVLTCSGLTAEGLDTVWAKIVEHQDRMTASGELGERRRTQQVRWTWQLVRDSLEHQLRSHPGVRATVPDLEKAVLAGELTPALAARQIVDTFLAAATEAPPG from the coding sequence ATGCGTCGAGACGTCGACGTCCCCGCGCTCGTCGAGGGGGTGCTGGCCGGTGACCGGCGGGTGGTGGCGCGCGCCATCACGCTCGTCGAGTCCCGGCGGGGCGACCACCGCGAGCAGGCGCAGGAGCTGCTGGTCGAGCTGCTGCCGCACGCCGGGAAGGCGCGGCGCGTCGGCATCAGCGGCGTCCCCGGCGTCGGGAAGTCGACGTTCATCGACCAGCTCGGGGTGACCCTCACCGGCGCCGGCTCGAAGGTGGCGGTCCTGGCCGTCGACCCGTCGTCGGCCCGCTCCGGAGGGTCGATCCTCGGTGACAAGACGCGCATGTCGCGGCTGGCTGTCGACCCGCACGCGTTCATCCGGCCGTCGCCCACCTCGGGCACGCTGGGCGGGGTCGCGCAGGCGACGCGCGAGTCGATGGTGGTCGTCGAGGCAGCCGGCTACGACGTCGTCCTCGTCGAGACGGTCGGGGTCGGGCAGTCAGAGGTGACGGTCGCGGAGATGGTCGACTCGTTCCTCTTCCTGACCCTCGCGCGCACCGGCGACCAGCTGCAGGGGATCAAGCGCGGCATCCTCGAGATCGCCGACGTGATCGCGGTGAACAAGGCCGACGGCCCCGGCGCGCCCGATGCCCGCAAGGCCGCACGCGAGCTGGCCGGCGCCATCCGGATGCTGCGGGGGCACACGGAGAACGGATGGGACGTCCCGGTGCTCACCTGCTCGGGGCTGACCGCCGAGGGGCTCGACACCGTCTGGGCCAAGATCGTCGAGCACCAGGACCGGATGACTGCCTCGGGCGAGCTGGGCGAACGCCGCCGCACCCAGCAGGTCCGCTGGACCTGGCAGCTGGTGCGCGACTCGCTGGAGCACCAGCTCCGGTCGCATCCGGGGGTCCGGGCCACCGTCCCGGACCTGGAGAAGGCGGTGCTGGCCGGCGAGCTGACGCCGGCCCTGGCCGCGCGGCAGATCGTCGACACCTTCCTCGCCGCCGCGACCGAGGCACCCCCCGGCTAG
- a CDS encoding glycosyltransferase family 39 protein yields the protein MTVEAPVAEEPRAPDRARSPRHGVLGVVATAPERLLMALLWFGYVAATAYVLGFFRPVVVVPAAVVVMVLTARFRPGPASREGDDALRAWRPAAGSLLALAGVATWFLLNRPYPSERVRVDRDPDLYTLAALWLLDHPSPSVDGHRLISTGDGFELVPSTWGPQGLHLVSGVSAAVGWLFGEEAVLWGNVACGAAALLALYVLGRRLLGPFWALAPVLALGASLPMLEVSRALYSEPLAMTFAFLGTSLLWTAWKDDRVSGYLLAGAAFGGVGLARVDGTLPLIGVLVGVAVAAMLHPDRNAGDRRWAAPLVLTGAVPGVLLGLADGLLHSGTYVADLSPQLRMLGVALAVAAVFCLVSALVPVPADRLGRLVRGLRFTATAGAGLGAVAFLALLSRTWWYVGHNRSGNGLVSSTQEREGLPVDGTRSYAEQSFEWISWYYGWPVVLLGLGGLLAWVVVGARSRQTQLLWLSALFLPSAALYLAAPNITPDQIWAMRRFLPVVVPGMLLATVWVARWLVARARAGAGPTRLGAALLGAALTLGTAAWPLTSAPALWARTNHAGALEGNRAVCAEIDGRPTVVAGISTYLYTVLVLCDVPAILVREPTPELLAEARRAFGGEAFLVTHAPATVPWEGEQPPPSPGPSRCGRCR from the coding sequence GTGACCGTCGAGGCGCCGGTGGCGGAAGAGCCACGTGCGCCCGACCGGGCGAGGTCGCCCCGCCACGGCGTGCTGGGGGTGGTGGCGACCGCCCCGGAACGGCTGCTCATGGCCCTCCTGTGGTTCGGCTACGTCGCCGCGACCGCCTACGTCCTCGGCTTCTTCCGGCCGGTCGTCGTCGTTCCGGCCGCCGTCGTCGTCATGGTGCTGACCGCACGCTTCCGCCCCGGCCCCGCCTCCCGGGAGGGGGACGATGCACTCCGGGCGTGGCGGCCGGCAGCCGGTTCACTGCTGGCCCTGGCTGGGGTCGCCACGTGGTTCCTGCTCAACCGGCCCTACCCGTCCGAGCGTGTCCGCGTCGACCGGGACCCCGACCTCTACACCCTCGCGGCCCTGTGGCTGCTCGACCACCCCAGCCCGTCGGTCGACGGCCACCGGTTGATCAGCACCGGCGACGGGTTCGAACTCGTCCCCAGCACGTGGGGCCCGCAGGGGTTGCACCTCGTCTCCGGTGTCTCGGCGGCGGTCGGCTGGCTCTTCGGCGAGGAGGCGGTGCTGTGGGGAAACGTGGCGTGCGGTGCGGCCGCACTCCTCGCGCTCTACGTCCTGGGCCGTCGCCTCCTCGGCCCGTTCTGGGCGCTGGCTCCGGTCCTGGCGCTCGGGGCCTCCCTGCCGATGCTCGAGGTCAGCCGGGCGCTCTACTCCGAACCGCTCGCCATGACGTTCGCCTTCCTCGGCACGTCGCTGCTGTGGACCGCCTGGAAGGACGATCGCGTCAGCGGGTACCTGCTGGCCGGCGCGGCCTTCGGCGGCGTCGGGCTGGCCCGCGTGGACGGGACGCTGCCGCTGATCGGCGTCCTCGTGGGGGTCGCCGTCGCGGCCATGCTGCACCCCGACCGCAACGCCGGCGACCGGCGATGGGCTGCTCCGCTGGTCCTGACCGGCGCCGTCCCCGGCGTGCTGCTCGGTCTCGCCGACGGACTCCTGCACAGCGGCACCTACGTCGCCGACCTGAGCCCGCAGTTGCGGATGCTGGGCGTCGCCCTGGCGGTCGCGGCGGTCTTCTGTCTCGTGAGCGCGCTCGTCCCGGTGCCCGCGGATCGGCTGGGCCGCCTCGTCCGGGGCCTTCGCTTCACCGCGACGGCGGGAGCGGGCCTCGGCGCCGTGGCGTTCCTGGCGCTGCTCAGCCGGACCTGGTGGTACGTGGGGCACAACCGCTCCGGCAACGGCCTGGTCAGCTCCACGCAGGAGCGCGAGGGCCTGCCGGTCGACGGAACGCGGTCCTACGCCGAGCAGTCGTTCGAGTGGATCAGCTGGTACTACGGGTGGCCAGTGGTGCTCCTCGGCCTCGGCGGGCTGCTCGCCTGGGTGGTCGTCGGCGCCAGGTCGAGGCAGACCCAGCTCCTGTGGCTCTCGGCCCTCTTCCTGCCCAGCGCCGCTCTGTACCTGGCCGCTCCGAACATCACCCCGGACCAGATCTGGGCGATGCGCCGCTTCCTTCCCGTGGTGGTCCCGGGCATGCTGCTGGCCACCGTGTGGGTGGCGCGGTGGCTGGTCGCCCGCGCCCGCGCCGGTGCGGGACCCACCCGCCTCGGGGCCGCCCTGCTCGGTGCTGCGCTGACCCTGGGAACCGCGGCCTGGCCGCTGACGTCGGCTCCCGCCCTGTGGGCCCGCACGAACCATGCCGGCGCGCTGGAGGGCAACCGGGCGGTCTGCGCGGAGATCGACGGGCGGCCGACCGTGGTGGCGGGGATCAGCACCTACCTGTACACCGTCCTCGTCCTCTGCGACGTGCCGGCGATCCTGGTGCGGGAGCCCACGCCCGAACTGCTGGCCGAGGCGCGGCGGGCGTTCGGCGGCGAGGCGTTCCTCGTGACCCACGCACCGGCCACCGTGCCGTGGGAGGGAGAACAGCCGCCCCCCTCGCCTGGACCGAGCAGGTGTGGGAGATGTCGCTGA
- a CDS encoding gamma-glutamylcyclotransferase family protein → MGLYAAYGSNMDPAQMLRRCPSSPHTGTGWIRGWRLTFGAEEYGWEGALATLVPDDDPSGEGVFVALYDLTDGDERALDAWEGADRGLYRRVHLRVHTLTGDQVAYVYVLDAFEGGLPSARHLGGIADAAEAAGAPTDYVTELRSRECRTAF, encoded by the coding sequence ATGGGCCTCTACGCCGCGTACGGATCCAACATGGACCCCGCGCAGATGCTGCGGCGCTGCCCCTCGTCCCCGCACACCGGCACGGGCTGGATCCGCGGGTGGCGGCTGACCTTCGGCGCCGAGGAGTACGGCTGGGAGGGCGCACTGGCGACCCTCGTGCCGGACGACGACCCCTCGGGCGAAGGCGTGTTCGTCGCGCTCTACGACCTCACCGACGGGGACGAGCGGGCGCTGGACGCGTGGGAGGGCGCCGACCGGGGCCTCTACCGCCGCGTCCACCTGCGCGTGCACACGCTCACCGGTGACCAGGTCGCCTACGTCTACGTGCTGGACGCCTTCGAGGGCGGACTCCCCTCGGCCCGTCACCTGGGCGGGATCGCCGATGCCGCCGAGGCGGCGGGCGCACCGACCGACTACGTGACCGAGCTGCGCTCCCGGGAGTGCCGCACCGCCTTCTGA
- a CDS encoding NAD(P)H-quinone dehydrogenase, with the protein MTTRIVIIGGGPAGYEAALVAAQLGAEVTIIERDGMGGASVLTDCVPSKALIASAEAMTAVRDSKVLGVQGTDPAGVGLDLASVNRRVKGLAMAQSADIHSRLQSEGVRIVSGSGRLADDVPGMAAHEVEILDADGTVVDEIEGDVVLIATGADPRVIPGAEPDHERILDWRDVYELEEMPEHLVVVGSGVTGAEFASGYLEAGVPVTLVSSRDRVLPGEDADAAEVLEEVFQSRGGRITERGRAARVTRTEKGVLVELTDGRTVEGSHALMTVGTVPNTAGLNLASHGVEVTGSGHVVVDRVSRTTVPGIYAAGDVTGVFQLASVAAMQGRIAMWHALGEAVAPIRLKTVAANVFTHPEIATVGVQEKSLADDADIDVVRLPLATNARAKMSDLRAGFVKLFTRRSTGVVVGGVVVAPGASELVLPITLAVTKGLTAADLANTFSIYPSLSGSITEAGRRLMGVDELS; encoded by the coding sequence ATGACTACCCGCATCGTGATCATCGGCGGCGGACCGGCCGGCTACGAGGCGGCGCTCGTCGCCGCCCAGCTGGGTGCCGAGGTCACCATCATCGAGCGGGACGGCATGGGCGGGGCCAGCGTGCTCACCGACTGCGTGCCGTCCAAGGCGCTCATCGCCTCGGCCGAGGCCATGACCGCGGTACGGGACTCCAAGGTGCTGGGCGTCCAGGGCACCGACCCGGCCGGCGTGGGTCTCGACCTCGCCTCGGTCAACCGCCGGGTCAAGGGGCTGGCCATGGCGCAGTCGGCCGACATCCACTCCCGGCTGCAGAGCGAGGGTGTACGGATCGTCAGCGGCTCCGGCCGGCTGGCCGACGACGTGCCGGGCATGGCGGCCCACGAGGTGGAGATCCTCGACGCCGACGGCACCGTCGTCGACGAGATCGAGGGGGACGTCGTCCTCATCGCGACCGGCGCCGATCCCCGCGTCATCCCGGGAGCCGAGCCCGACCACGAGCGGATCCTCGACTGGCGCGACGTCTACGAACTCGAGGAGATGCCCGAGCACCTGGTGGTCGTCGGCTCCGGCGTCACTGGGGCCGAGTTCGCCTCCGGCTACCTCGAGGCCGGCGTCCCGGTCACGCTCGTCTCCTCCCGCGACCGGGTGCTGCCCGGGGAGGACGCCGACGCCGCCGAGGTGCTCGAGGAGGTCTTCCAGTCCCGCGGCGGGCGGATCACCGAGCGCGGCCGCGCGGCGAGGGTGACCCGCACCGAGAAGGGTGTCCTCGTCGAGCTCACCGACGGCCGCACCGTCGAGGGCTCGCACGCCTTGATGACCGTCGGCACGGTCCCCAACACCGCCGGCCTGAACCTGGCGTCGCACGGCGTCGAGGTCACCGGGTCCGGTCACGTCGTCGTCGACCGCGTCTCGCGGACGACGGTGCCCGGCATCTACGCCGCCGGCGACGTGACCGGGGTCTTCCAGCTCGCCTCGGTCGCGGCCATGCAGGGCCGCATCGCCATGTGGCACGCGCTGGGCGAGGCGGTGGCGCCGATCCGCCTCAAGACGGTGGCCGCCAACGTCTTCACCCACCCCGAGATCGCGACGGTCGGAGTGCAGGAGAAGTCGCTGGCCGACGACGCCGACATCGACGTCGTCCGGCTGCCCCTGGCCACCAACGCGCGGGCCAAGATGAGTGACCTGCGCGCCGGATTCGTCAAGCTGTTCACCCGCCGCTCCACGGGCGTGGTGGTCGGTGGGGTCGTCGTCGCGCCCGGCGCCTCGGAGCTCGTGCTGCCCATCACGCTCGCCGTGACCAAGGGGCTCACCGCCGCCGACCTGGCGAACACCTTCTCGATCTACCCGTCGCTGTCGGGGTCGATCACCGAGGCCGGCCGCCGGCTGATGGGCGTCGACGAGCTCTCCTGA
- a CDS encoding reprolysin-like metallopeptidase — protein MPSVHACRLLLRSVVVGAALASSAVLPGAVAVADEPAGTPVTGRLVQAVAEAAPGDHHDHEHHDHEDGALAWVLPAEGDAVPVDAASVADVPAGATVELTLGDEEAVLEKKITEVPPVAAALADPAGLTNRVTVVLVRPGGAGRDGVTEADVVDAVNGPVAEFWAEQSGGAVTIGVTESFGWTATTADCGVGAADLWAEVAAAVGFERGPGNHLLLYLSGAARGCHYALAEVGRATTTGGNLYVQTTDPSAIAHELGHNFGLGHSSGEQCDGAVEGGSCRTVGYRDYYDVMGVSWGRMGSLNAAQAARIQLLPAAQTQVLGVRDGEITTTLAPLSGRSGTRALRLTDAAGVDYWLEYRTATGRDSWLGTPADPRRLETGVLLRRAGTRLPDTSVLLDASPSPAAGWNADHQVALPVGAPVAVSGGQFSVVVQSLSAAGAVLTVTATPPPGAAPAPAAEPTGPEPTTGVVMPAAGVRAAPAPVTAGALPVEAAAGNDTGAGQPDAPALESAADVDAYTGRLATLGAGVLAGAGALAGALALALRRRRWARTRP, from the coding sequence ATGCCTTCTGTCCACGCGTGCCGTCTCCTGCTGCGTTCCGTCGTCGTCGGGGCGGCGCTCGCGTCCTCCGCCGTCCTGCCCGGCGCGGTCGCGGTCGCCGACGAGCCGGCCGGGACGCCCGTGACCGGCCGTCTGGTGCAGGCCGTCGCCGAGGCCGCCCCCGGCGACCACCATGACCACGAGCACCACGACCACGAGGACGGCGCGCTGGCGTGGGTGCTGCCCGCCGAGGGTGACGCGGTGCCCGTGGACGCCGCGAGCGTCGCCGACGTGCCGGCCGGCGCCACCGTCGAGCTGACCCTCGGCGACGAGGAGGCGGTGCTCGAGAAGAAGATCACCGAGGTGCCGCCGGTCGCCGCGGCACTGGCCGACCCCGCCGGGTTGACCAACCGGGTCACCGTCGTGCTGGTGCGGCCGGGTGGTGCCGGTCGCGACGGCGTGACGGAGGCGGACGTCGTCGACGCGGTCAACGGTCCGGTCGCCGAGTTCTGGGCGGAGCAGAGCGGCGGCGCGGTGACGATCGGCGTCACCGAGTCCTTCGGCTGGACGGCGACCACGGCCGACTGCGGCGTCGGGGCGGCCGACCTGTGGGCCGAGGTCGCCGCCGCGGTCGGCTTCGAGCGCGGGCCCGGCAACCACCTCCTGCTCTACCTCAGCGGCGCCGCCCGGGGCTGCCACTACGCCCTGGCCGAGGTCGGCCGCGCCACCACGACCGGCGGCAACCTGTACGTCCAGACCACCGACCCGTCGGCGATCGCGCACGAACTGGGGCACAACTTCGGCCTCGGCCACTCCTCGGGCGAGCAGTGCGACGGCGCCGTCGAGGGCGGCTCCTGCCGCACGGTCGGTTACCGCGACTACTACGACGTCATGGGCGTCTCCTGGGGTCGCATGGGATCGCTGAACGCGGCGCAGGCAGCGCGCATCCAGCTGCTTCCGGCGGCCCAGACGCAGGTCCTCGGCGTCCGCGACGGCGAGATCACCACGACGCTGGCACCCCTGTCCGGCCGGTCCGGGACGCGGGCGCTACGACTGACCGACGCCGCGGGCGTCGACTACTGGCTGGAGTACCGCACCGCGACCGGCCGCGACTCGTGGCTGGGCACGCCTGCGGACCCGCGTCGGCTGGAGACAGGGGTCCTGCTGCGCCGCGCCGGGACGCGGCTGCCCGACACCTCCGTACTGCTCGACGCCAGTCCGAGCCCGGCCGCGGGCTGGAACGCCGACCACCAGGTCGCGCTGCCGGTCGGCGCGCCGGTGGCGGTGTCCGGCGGCCAGTTCTCGGTGGTCGTCCAGAGCCTCTCGGCGGCCGGCGCGGTCCTGACGGTCACCGCCACTCCACCCCCGGGCGCCGCACCCGCGCCCGCTGCGGAACCGACCGGGCCGGAGCCGACCACTGGCGTCGTCATGCCTGCTGCCGGGGTCCGAGCTGCGCCCGCTCCGGTGACCGCCGGCGCGCTCCCGGTAGAGGCTGCCGCCGGGAACGACACGGGGGCGGGCCAGCCGGACGCTCCGGCCCTCGAGTCGGCGGCCGACGTGGATGCGTACACCGGTCGCCTGGCCACCCTGGGGGCCGGGGTGCTGGCCGGTGCCGGTGCGCTGGCCGGCGCCCTGGCACTTGCCCTCCGCAGGAGGCGATGGGCGAGGACGCGGCCCTGA
- a CDS encoding S8 family serine peptidase, whose protein sequence is MTQPVGRLDSVSAIVITNGEAEVVTRPAAPSELAAVAAELRALPGSVTVSVDVPVALLADDPYRGDQWGLDDMGIGRLPGGAPDGTGLTVAVLDTGVDATHEDLTGRVRCDLGADFIDPAGDGCSDPHGHGTHVAGQISAGIGNGLGIAGASNASIIPIRVLDVNGFGSSATVSEGITHAVSKGADVINLSLGGPYDEKYDTAVEFAVGQGVVVVASAGNNRQDGNAVTYPAASPGAIAVAATDANRVTASFSYSGPTNLLSAPGVSILSTRTAGGYGYASGTSMSAPNVAAVVARFLHRFPASTPAQVRAALRATADDIETAGFDSNSGYGVVDAYELLTATSPAAPSTVTAQAGDGRATVAWTAPPDGGSPVTGYRVTASPGGATVTTTGVTSATVTGLTNDTSYSFTVTAENWVGTGPASQASNAVVPTDTVARYVTSVYGHLFNRSPDPVGLDSWSTALKSGTPYSAVSNAITASREFRSRLIANSYRRYLGREPDATGLSNWLTAMDRGRHIEQMQAGFVASKEFYVKAGSTDRKWVTALYQSVLGRTPAASEVDHWEKRLRDGVSRSSVASGFLYSTEHLTAVVNGYYLTLLGRSIDPAGQRSWVSAIQRGARDEQIIASIVSSAEYRAKA, encoded by the coding sequence TTGACTCAGCCGGTCGGCCGGCTCGACAGTGTGTCGGCGATCGTGATCACCAACGGCGAGGCGGAGGTCGTCACCCGCCCGGCCGCCCCCTCCGAGCTGGCCGCCGTGGCCGCGGAACTCCGGGCACTCCCCGGCTCGGTCACCGTGTCGGTGGACGTCCCCGTCGCCCTCCTGGCAGACGACCCCTACCGGGGCGACCAGTGGGGACTGGACGACATGGGCATCGGGCGGCTCCCCGGCGGGGCACCGGACGGGACGGGTCTCACCGTCGCGGTGCTCGACACCGGGGTGGATGCCACGCACGAGGACCTCACCGGCCGCGTGCGGTGCGACCTGGGCGCCGACTTCATCGACCCGGCCGGGGACGGCTGTTCCGATCCGCACGGTCACGGCACGCACGTGGCCGGCCAGATCTCCGCCGGCATCGGCAACGGGCTCGGCATCGCCGGAGCCAGCAACGCGTCGATCATCCCGATCCGGGTGCTCGACGTGAACGGCTTCGGTTCCTCCGCCACCGTGTCGGAAGGCATCACCCACGCGGTGAGCAAGGGCGCCGACGTGATCAACCTCAGCCTCGGCGGGCCCTACGACGAGAAGTACGACACCGCGGTGGAGTTCGCAGTCGGCCAGGGCGTGGTGGTCGTCGCATCGGCGGGGAACAACCGCCAGGATGGCAACGCCGTGACCTACCCGGCAGCCTCGCCCGGCGCCATCGCCGTCGCCGCCACGGACGCGAACCGCGTCACGGCGTCGTTCAGCTACAGCGGACCGACCAACCTCCTGTCGGCACCGGGCGTGTCCATCCTGTCCACCCGGACCGCCGGTGGGTACGGCTACGCCAGCGGTACGTCGATGTCCGCCCCCAACGTGGCCGCCGTCGTGGCCCGCTTCCTGCACCGGTTCCCGGCGAGCACCCCGGCACAGGTGCGGGCCGCCCTCCGGGCCACGGCCGATGACATCGAGACCGCCGGTTTCGACAGCAACAGCGGCTACGGCGTCGTCGATGCCTACGAGCTGCTCACCGCCACGTCGCCCGCCGCACCGTCCACGGTGACGGCGCAGGCCGGCGACGGCCGTGCGACGGTCGCGTGGACGGCGCCGCCGGACGGCGGCAGCCCCGTCACCGGGTACCGGGTAACCGCGAGCCCGGGCGGCGCCACCGTCACGACGACCGGCGTCACGTCCGCGACGGTGACGGGCCTGACCAACGACACCAGCTACAGCTTCACCGTCACCGCCGAGAACTGGGTCGGCACTGGCCCGGCGTCCCAGGCCAGCAACGCCGTGGTACCGACGGACACGGTGGCCCGCTACGTGACGAGCGTCTACGGGCACCTGTTCAACCGCAGCCCGGACCCGGTCGGTCTGGACTCCTGGTCCACCGCGCTGAAGAGCGGCACGCCGTACAGCGCGGTCTCCAACGCCATCACCGCCAGCAGGGAGTTCCGCAGCCGCCTGATAGCCAACTCCTACCGGCGCTACCTCGGCCGCGAGCCCGACGCAACGGGCCTCAGCAACTGGTTGACCGCCATGGACCGCGGGAGGCACATCGAGCAGATGCAGGCCGGCTTCGTGGCCTCGAAGGAGTTCTACGTCAAGGCCGGCTCCACGGACCGGAAGTGGGTCACCGCCCTCTACCAGAGCGTCCTCGGTCGGACCCCCGCGGCCAGCGAGGTCGACCACTGGGAGAAGCGGCTCCGCGACGGTGTCAGCCGTTCCAGCGTGGCCAGCGGCTTCCTGTACTCCACGGAGCACCTCACCGCGGTCGTGAACGGCTACTACCTGACTCTGCTGGGACGCAGCATCGACCCGGCCGGACAGCGCAGCTGGGTCAGCGCGATCCAGCGGGGCGCTCGGGACGAGCAGATCATCGCCAGCATCGTCTCGAGCGCGGAGTACCGCGCCAAGGCGTGA
- a CDS encoding acetyl-CoA carboxylase biotin carboxyl carrier protein subunit — MAVEDGATVEAGDLIVVLEAMKMEQPITAHKAGTISGLSAEVGAAVTSGAVICTIADVDG; from the coding sequence GTGGCCGTCGAGGACGGCGCCACCGTCGAGGCCGGCGACCTGATCGTCGTCCTCGAGGCCATGAAGATGGAGCAGCCCATCACCGCGCACAAGGCGGGCACCATCTCCGGGCTGTCGGCCGAGGTCGGCGCCGCCGTCACCAGCGGCGCCGTGATCTGCACCATCGCCGACGTCGACGGGTAG